A window from Streptomyces sp. NBC_00271 encodes these proteins:
- a CDS encoding carbohydrate ABC transporter permease: MALLGSTRRSRATRVPPVVLAFVLVPLLAEAFWVFWPALQGFYLSLTSWDGLSAPKFVGLGNFSEMVHDEVFRTAAINTVLWLLLFGGLSAALGLGAALLLQQERRGIGFYRAALFLPVVFSLVATALVWQAMYQPDGLINNVLQAIGLGGWKHAWLADQDTAFYAVIVPALWRQVGYVMVLYLAGLKGIDPVLYEAAKVDGATRLQQFRHITLPQLRSVNAVVLSVIVIDSLRSFDVVWALTRGGPYHSSELLSTYMYSTAFQSLRLGYGSALAVVIFVLAFGVIASYLVRAFREADS, encoded by the coding sequence ATGGCTTTGCTCGGCTCCACACGACGGTCCAGGGCCACGCGGGTGCCCCCGGTGGTCCTGGCCTTCGTCCTCGTCCCGCTGCTCGCCGAGGCGTTCTGGGTCTTCTGGCCGGCCCTCCAGGGCTTCTACCTCTCCCTGACCTCTTGGGACGGTCTGTCGGCCCCGAAGTTCGTCGGCCTCGGCAACTTCAGCGAGATGGTGCACGACGAGGTCTTCCGCACCGCCGCGATCAACACGGTGCTGTGGCTGCTGCTCTTCGGCGGGCTGTCCGCCGCCCTCGGACTCGGTGCCGCACTGCTGCTCCAGCAGGAGCGGCGCGGCATCGGGTTCTACCGGGCGGCGCTCTTCCTGCCCGTGGTCTTCTCACTGGTCGCGACCGCGCTGGTGTGGCAGGCCATGTACCAGCCGGACGGCCTGATCAACAACGTGCTGCAAGCCATCGGTCTGGGTGGCTGGAAGCACGCCTGGCTCGCCGACCAGGACACCGCCTTCTACGCGGTGATCGTGCCCGCGCTGTGGCGCCAGGTCGGCTACGTGATGGTGCTGTACCTGGCCGGCCTCAAGGGCATCGACCCCGTGCTGTACGAGGCGGCGAAGGTCGACGGCGCCACCCGCCTGCAGCAGTTCCGGCACATCACCCTCCCGCAGCTGCGCAGCGTCAACGCGGTCGTCCTTTCGGTGATCGTCATCGACTCGCTGCGCTCGTTCGACGTGGTGTGGGCGCTCACCCGCGGCGGCCCGTACCACTCCTCCGAACTGCTGAGCACGTACATGTACTCCACCGCGTTCCAGTCGCTGCGCCTGGGATACGGCTCCGCACTCGCCGTCGTCATCTTCGTGCTGGCCTTCGGCGTCATCGCGAGCTACCTCGTGCGCGCCTTCCGGGAGGCCGACTCATGA
- a CDS encoding FadR/GntR family transcriptional regulator, which produces MTPYARRGVHGQTVETLARRVLSGEIAEGATLDMAALQSELDVSLTALRESLKVLAAKGMVDARQKRGTFVRPRSDWNLLDADVLRWQFSESDGTGADPALLRNLGEVRGIIEPAAVRLAAARRTDADLEALEAALTAMGQEGGASDAVEADLAFHRALLAATHNELLERMEMVIESGLAQRDRLVHSAPHSEDPVPSHRAVLDAVRERDPDGAEHAMRALLDQATRDLDKLSGPSAPEGADGSTDEKDGQAQ; this is translated from the coding sequence ATGACGCCATACGCGCGCCGCGGAGTGCACGGCCAGACCGTGGAGACCCTTGCCCGCCGGGTGCTCAGCGGCGAGATCGCCGAGGGAGCGACGCTCGACATGGCGGCCCTGCAGAGCGAACTGGACGTCAGCCTGACCGCCCTGCGTGAATCGCTCAAGGTGCTCGCGGCCAAGGGCATGGTCGACGCCCGGCAGAAGCGCGGCACGTTCGTCCGGCCCCGCTCCGACTGGAACCTGCTCGACGCCGACGTGCTGCGCTGGCAGTTCTCCGAGAGCGACGGCACCGGCGCCGACCCCGCGCTGCTCCGCAACCTCGGCGAGGTCCGCGGCATCATCGAACCCGCCGCCGTGCGGCTGGCCGCGGCCCGCCGCACCGACGCCGACCTCGAGGCGTTGGAGGCGGCACTGACCGCGATGGGCCAGGAGGGCGGCGCGAGCGACGCCGTCGAGGCCGACCTCGCCTTCCACCGGGCGCTGCTCGCGGCCACCCACAACGAACTGCTGGAACGCATGGAGATGGTCATCGAGTCCGGCCTGGCCCAGCGTGATCGGCTCGTGCACAGCGCCCCCCACAGCGAGGACCCGGTCCCCAGCCACCGAGCCGTCCTCGACGCCGTGCGCGAGCGGGACCCCGACGGCGCGGAACACGCCATGCGCGCCCTGCTCGACCAGGCGACGCGCGACCTCGACAAACTCAGCGGTCCGTCCGCGCCCGAGGGCGCGGACGGCTCCACCGACGAGAAGGACGGCCAGGCACAGTGA
- the msrA gene encoding peptide-methionine (S)-S-oxide reductase MsrA produces the protein MAAQTQRAVLAGGCFWGMEDLIRRLPGVTATRVGYTGGDVPNATYRNHGTHAEAIEILFDPEKTDFRAILEFFFQIHDPSTKNRQGNDIGLSYRSAIYYVDDEQKRIAEDTIADVDASGLWPGKVVTEVEPVGPFWEAEPEHQDYLERYPDGYTCHFPRPGWRLPARAEG, from the coding sequence ATGGCAGCGCAGACGCAGAGGGCCGTACTGGCGGGCGGATGCTTCTGGGGGATGGAGGACCTGATCCGCCGGCTCCCGGGCGTGACAGCGACCCGGGTCGGATACACCGGGGGTGACGTGCCGAACGCGACGTACCGTAACCACGGCACCCACGCGGAGGCCATTGAGATCCTTTTCGACCCCGAGAAGACCGACTTCCGCGCGATCTTGGAGTTCTTCTTCCAGATCCACGACCCGAGCACCAAGAACCGCCAAGGCAACGACATCGGTCTCAGCTACCGCTCGGCGATCTACTACGTGGACGACGAGCAGAAGCGGATCGCCGAGGACACCATCGCGGACGTCGACGCCTCCGGACTGTGGCCGGGCAAGGTCGTCACCGAGGTCGAGCCGGTCGGCCCCTTCTGGGAGGCCGAGCCCGAGCACCAGGACTACCTGGAGCGTTACCCCGATGGCTACACCTGCCACTTCCCGCGCCCGGGATGGCGGCTGCCCGCCCGCGCGGAGGGCTGA
- a CDS encoding SDR family NAD(P)-dependent oxidoreductase: MNPAARFTNRVAVVTGAASGIGAATAARLAAEGAAVVLVDIAAERGEEAAERLRKDGARTLFVAADVASEDDWQRVITAAHSFGPVGVLVSNAYTVAVAPAHETSLASWERQLSVNLTGAFLGVRAALPDLREHQGAVVLVSSVHAHRGIPGHPAYAASKGALLSLCGQLAVEYGPGVRFNAVLPGPILTAAWDRVPQAERELSVAETAARRFGTPEEVAAAVAFLAADEASYITGSSLLVDGGWSVSKASA; the protein is encoded by the coding sequence ATGAACCCAGCCGCCCGCTTCACCAACCGCGTCGCCGTCGTCACCGGCGCCGCGTCGGGCATCGGCGCGGCCACCGCGGCACGCCTCGCCGCGGAGGGCGCGGCCGTCGTCCTGGTCGACATCGCCGCCGAACGCGGCGAGGAAGCCGCCGAGCGGCTGCGCAAGGACGGTGCCCGGACCCTGTTCGTCGCCGCCGACGTCGCGAGCGAGGACGACTGGCAGCGGGTGATCACCGCTGCCCACAGCTTCGGGCCCGTGGGCGTCCTGGTCAGCAACGCGTACACAGTGGCGGTCGCGCCGGCCCACGAGACCAGCCTCGCCTCCTGGGAACGGCAGCTCTCGGTCAACCTCACCGGCGCCTTCCTAGGAGTCAGGGCGGCGCTGCCCGACCTGCGCGAGCACCAGGGGGCCGTGGTGCTCGTCTCCTCCGTCCACGCCCACCGGGGGATCCCCGGCCACCCGGCGTACGCGGCGAGCAAGGGAGCGCTGCTGTCGCTGTGCGGTCAGCTCGCCGTCGAGTACGGCCCCGGGGTCCGCTTCAACGCCGTACTGCCGGGTCCGATCCTGACCGCCGCCTGGGACCGGGTCCCGCAGGCCGAGCGCGAGCTCAGCGTCGCCGAGACCGCGGCCCGCCGCTTCGGCACCCCCGAGGAGGTCGCCGCCGCCGTCGCCTTCCTCGCCGCCGACGAAGCCTCCTACATCACCGGATCGAGCCTGCTCGTGGACGGCGGCTGGAGCGTCAGTAAGGCCTCCGCGTGA
- a CDS encoding alpha-galactosidase: protein MTPHDRWLLRTDTTTYAVTLGGDDHWAELAAWGPHGVEDGPSPMDWSRRTHFIVPADAAPAEYIPYGLRPFTGADLVASRPGGDRGSWWRFTGATQDGDRALRLEFADDVLGLRTTLRYETVPGTDVVLRWTELTCTGETEVRLERFDSAAVNVPVQGGARLTYLAGQWSQEFQLQHVELERGRFEMESTQGSAGHAYHPWLAVQDAAAPAEGATPTYGIALEWSGNWRITADAEPGGAVRVRAGRVPHEGAVRLAPGATLVTPRLACAFSPDGLDGLARVWHRYERHLTGERIHRPRKVLYNSWEATGFDVDAAGQLELAKTAAELGAELFVVDDGWFTGRPDDTGGLGDWDPDPAEFPGGFERFVEDVRALGMDFGLWVEPEGISPRSRLYAEHPEWVYRIEGRPATLVRNQLLLDLGREDVQDFVIGTLDRLLGSYAISYLKWDMNRPPTERGRPGHPAGPDPELQDLDAAHVAGYQRVLDHLRTAHPHVTVEGCAGGGARVEHATLARTDVMWPSDNTAPMDRLRIQYGYLHAHAPHTMSSWVTDAPGVFDPRRRSLAFRFVNSIAGVLGIGADIRHWTPQQRAEATEWIARYKEIRDIVHHGEVSLLGSPADPTCGIQYEEPGGARLVVTAWNTGPLDGAPLVPGRAARLRLRGLRPDAGYTDTATGTRYSGAYLLHSGLPFAWTAGHDAGLTVLARQ, encoded by the coding sequence GTGACCCCGCACGACCGGTGGCTGCTGCGCACCGACACCACCACCTACGCGGTCACCCTCGGCGGCGACGACCACTGGGCCGAACTCGCCGCCTGGGGTCCGCACGGCGTCGAGGACGGGCCGTCGCCCATGGACTGGTCGCGGCGCACCCACTTCATCGTCCCCGCCGACGCCGCCCCGGCCGAGTACATCCCGTACGGGCTGCGGCCGTTCACCGGCGCCGACCTGGTCGCCTCCCGCCCCGGCGGCGACCGCGGCAGCTGGTGGCGGTTCACCGGCGCCACGCAGGACGGCGACCGGGCACTGCGCCTGGAGTTCGCCGACGACGTCCTCGGACTGCGCACGACGCTCCGCTACGAGACGGTGCCCGGCACCGACGTCGTGCTGCGCTGGACGGAGCTGACCTGCACCGGCGAGACCGAGGTACGCCTGGAGCGCTTCGACTCCGCCGCCGTCAACGTGCCCGTCCAGGGCGGTGCGCGGCTGACGTACCTGGCCGGACAGTGGTCGCAGGAGTTCCAGCTGCAGCACGTCGAGCTGGAGCGCGGCCGCTTCGAGATGGAGAGCACCCAGGGCTCGGCAGGGCATGCGTACCACCCCTGGCTCGCGGTCCAGGACGCCGCCGCCCCCGCCGAAGGCGCCACCCCCACGTACGGCATCGCCCTGGAGTGGTCCGGCAACTGGCGGATCACCGCCGACGCCGAGCCCGGCGGCGCCGTACGCGTACGAGCCGGCCGCGTGCCCCATGAGGGTGCGGTCCGCCTCGCCCCCGGGGCCACCCTCGTCACACCCCGGCTGGCCTGCGCCTTCAGCCCGGACGGGCTCGACGGGCTGGCCCGTGTGTGGCACCGCTACGAGCGGCACCTCACCGGCGAGCGCATCCACCGGCCGCGCAAGGTCCTCTACAACTCGTGGGAGGCGACCGGCTTCGACGTCGACGCCGCCGGGCAGCTGGAGCTCGCCAAGACGGCCGCGGAGCTGGGCGCCGAACTCTTCGTCGTCGACGACGGCTGGTTCACCGGACGCCCCGACGACACCGGCGGCCTCGGCGACTGGGACCCGGACCCGGCCGAATTCCCCGGCGGGTTCGAGCGGTTCGTCGAGGACGTCCGCGCCCTCGGCATGGACTTCGGCCTGTGGGTGGAGCCCGAGGGCATCAGCCCCCGCTCCAGGCTCTACGCCGAACATCCCGAGTGGGTGTACCGGATCGAGGGGCGGCCCGCGACGCTCGTACGCAACCAGCTCCTGCTCGACCTCGGCCGCGAGGACGTCCAGGACTTCGTCATCGGCACGCTCGACCGGCTGCTCGGCTCGTACGCCATCAGCTACCTCAAGTGGGACATGAACCGGCCGCCCACCGAGCGCGGCCGCCCCGGCCACCCGGCCGGTCCCGACCCCGAGCTCCAGGACCTCGACGCCGCCCACGTCGCCGGCTACCAGCGCGTCCTGGACCACCTGCGCACCGCCCACCCACACGTCACCGTCGAGGGCTGCGCAGGCGGCGGCGCCCGCGTCGAGCACGCCACCCTCGCCCGCACCGACGTGATGTGGCCCAGCGACAACACCGCGCCCATGGACCGGCTGCGCATCCAGTACGGCTACCTCCACGCGCACGCCCCGCACACCATGAGCTCCTGGGTCACCGACGCCCCCGGCGTCTTCGACCCGCGCCGCCGCTCCCTCGCCTTCCGGTTCGTCAACTCCATCGCCGGAGTCCTGGGCATCGGCGCCGACATACGCCACTGGACGCCACAGCAGCGGGCCGAGGCCACCGAGTGGATCGCCCGCTACAAGGAGATCCGCGACATCGTCCACCACGGCGAGGTGAGCCTGCTCGGCAGCCCCGCCGACCCGACCTGCGGCATCCAGTACGAGGAACCGGGCGGCGCCCGCCTGGTGGTGACGGCCTGGAACACCGGCCCGCTCGACGGCGCGCCCCTGGTGCCCGGCCGGGCCGCCCGGCTCCGACTGCGCGGCCTGAGGCCGGACGCCGGCTACACCGACACCGCGACCGGCACCCGCTACAGCGGCGCGTACCTGCTCCACTCGGGGCTGCCGTTCGCCTGGACCGCCGGACACGACGCGGGGCTGACCGTGCTGGCCCGGCAGTGA
- a CDS encoding ABC transporter substrate-binding protein, producing the protein MTVFNATRRRFLVGTGAVGAGALLSGCVTQTPSTSGGKSGGPVTLQSNLSSPQAKTAMQAVVAAYDKRGDARAQLNTVASETFRTQLPTYLTSANPPDAYTWYPGSVAESYAKKDLLLGLDDIWEKPELAGYSDALKKLCTSASSGKKVFVPTSYYWWGVFYRKSNFAKWGVKEPKTWDEFLDLCDKLKSKGVAPIGLGAGGDTPWVASTWFDYLNIRVNGAKYHRELLAGKHRFDDPEVRKVFDKWDEARPFFDPNGTAIPFQDATTALLQGRTGMMLIGTFFADAAPKDALGDLDFFQFPIIDPKVPVAEEAPTDGYFASARTKRVDGVKELLRYLASAEAQELYLRNSSGTALPTHPDAKDAGTPLVLKGRKLIESATDVTQFFNRDSSDALQPTADTALVHYLAKPKEIGSILTTWQRSAQKIWSQ; encoded by the coding sequence ATGACCGTTTTCAACGCCACCCGCCGCAGATTCCTCGTAGGAACGGGCGCAGTCGGCGCCGGCGCGCTGCTCAGCGGCTGCGTCACCCAGACCCCGTCCACCTCCGGAGGAAAGTCCGGCGGCCCGGTGACCCTGCAGTCCAACCTCTCCTCTCCGCAGGCCAAGACCGCGATGCAGGCGGTCGTGGCCGCCTACGACAAGCGCGGCGACGCCAGGGCCCAGCTCAACACGGTCGCGTCGGAGACGTTCCGCACGCAGCTGCCGACCTACCTCACCTCGGCCAACCCGCCGGACGCCTACACCTGGTACCCCGGCTCCGTCGCCGAGTCGTACGCCAAGAAGGACCTGCTCCTCGGCCTCGACGACATCTGGGAGAAGCCCGAGCTCGCCGGCTACTCCGACGCGCTGAAGAAGCTGTGCACCTCGGCCTCCAGCGGCAAGAAGGTCTTCGTGCCCACCAGCTACTACTGGTGGGGCGTGTTCTACCGGAAGTCGAACTTCGCCAAGTGGGGTGTCAAGGAGCCCAAGACGTGGGACGAGTTCCTCGACCTGTGCGACAAGCTCAAGAGCAAGGGCGTCGCCCCGATCGGCCTCGGCGCCGGCGGTGACACCCCCTGGGTCGCCTCCACCTGGTTCGACTACCTCAACATCCGCGTCAACGGCGCCAAGTACCACCGCGAACTCCTCGCGGGCAAGCACCGCTTCGACGACCCCGAGGTCCGCAAGGTCTTCGACAAGTGGGACGAGGCCCGCCCGTTCTTCGACCCCAACGGCACGGCCATCCCCTTCCAGGACGCCACCACCGCCCTCCTCCAGGGCCGCACCGGCATGATGCTCATCGGCACCTTCTTCGCCGACGCCGCCCCCAAGGACGCCCTGGGCGACCTGGACTTCTTCCAGTTCCCCATCATCGACCCGAAGGTGCCGGTCGCCGAAGAGGCGCCCACGGACGGCTACTTCGCCAGCGCCCGCACCAAGCGCGTCGACGGCGTCAAGGAGCTGCTGCGCTACCTGGCCTCCGCCGAGGCGCAGGAGCTGTACCTCAGGAACTCCTCCGGCACCGCGCTGCCCACGCACCCGGACGCCAAGGACGCCGGCACCCCGCTCGTCCTCAAGGGCCGCAAACTCATCGAGAGCGCCACCGACGTGACGCAGTTCTTCAACCGGGACTCCAGCGACGCGCTCCAGCCGACCGCCGACACGGCGCTCGTGCACTACCTGGCCAAGCCCAAGGAGATCGGCTCCATCCTCACCACGTGGCAGCGCAGCGCACAGAAGATCTGGAGCCAGTGA
- a CDS encoding carbohydrate ABC transporter permease — protein MTATHATTDLKDAEGPAGRTGPAKVAAPRRPAPSGRALRTAGFHLSAGLLSALWLLPIALVLVTSTRTFDDIAAHGVGSWPHSFTFDSFRQAWVDGGQQRALINSMLVTIPTVLLSLGLASMAAFALSRYDLPFRRVLLLLMLGGNLLPPQILLIPVSKLSEMLGIYDQLYALIGVQVGFGVGFYVFVLHGFMRAIPGEIQQAAVIDGANPWQIYWRIILPLARPALAALTALSFTWIFNDLLWAITVLRTDTQMPITASLIGLQGQYVSMWNVIAAGSVIAAAPTVAVFLRFQRYFVAGLNLGAVK, from the coding sequence ATGACCGCCACCCACGCCACCACGGACCTCAAGGACGCCGAGGGCCCGGCGGGCCGGACCGGGCCCGCCAAGGTCGCGGCACCCCGCCGCCCCGCCCCGAGCGGCCGCGCCCTGCGCACCGCCGGCTTCCACCTCTCCGCGGGCCTGCTGTCCGCGCTGTGGCTGCTGCCGATCGCCCTCGTCCTGGTCACCAGCACCCGGACGTTCGACGACATCGCAGCGCACGGCGTCGGCAGCTGGCCGCACTCGTTCACCTTCGACAGCTTCCGGCAGGCGTGGGTGGACGGCGGCCAGCAGCGCGCCCTCATCAACAGCATGCTGGTCACCATCCCCACCGTGCTGCTCTCGCTCGGCCTCGCCTCCATGGCGGCCTTCGCGCTCAGCCGCTACGACCTGCCCTTCCGGCGCGTCCTGCTGCTGCTCATGCTCGGCGGCAACCTGCTGCCCCCGCAGATCCTGCTGATCCCGGTCTCCAAGCTCAGCGAAATGCTCGGCATCTACGACCAGCTGTACGCCCTGATCGGCGTGCAGGTCGGCTTCGGCGTCGGCTTCTACGTCTTCGTCCTGCACGGCTTCATGCGGGCGATCCCCGGCGAGATCCAGCAGGCCGCCGTCATCGACGGCGCGAACCCGTGGCAGATCTACTGGCGGATCATCCTGCCGCTGGCCCGCCCGGCGCTGGCCGCGCTGACCGCCCTGTCGTTCACCTGGATCTTCAACGACCTGCTGTGGGCCATCACCGTGCTGCGCACCGACACCCAGATGCCCATCACCGCCTCCCTCATCGGACTGCAGGGCCAGTACGTGTCCATGTGGAACGTGATCGCGGCCGGCTCGGTGATCGCCGCCGCCCCGACGGTGGCCGTCTTTCTCCGCTTCCAGCGCTACTTCGTGGCCGGACTGAACCTCGGAGCCGTCAAGTGA
- the dgoD gene encoding galactonate dehydratase yields the protein MKIARVETFLVPPRWLFCRIETDDGVVGWGEPVVEGRAEVVRSAVEVLAEYLVGQDPLRIQDHWQVLSKGGFYRGGPVLSSAVAGIDQALWDIAGRALGVPVHTLLGGPVRDTVRVYAWVGGDEPARLKEEVTAQVEAGFTAVKMNAAGRTPPIGSPAETAAVVERVAAAREALGPHRDVAVDFHGRFSAANARRVLHEMAPLHPLFVEEPVLPEQAHLLPGLVAASSVPLATGERLYGRADFLPVLTAGVAVAQPDLSHAGGISEVTRIASLAETFGAHLAPHCPLGPIALAASLQVAFATPNFLIQEQSRGIHYNKDADLLSYLVDTEPFRFVDGQAHRTGLPGLGIAVDEVAVRAADRSGHAWRNPVWRHADGSFAEW from the coding sequence GTGAAGATCGCGCGCGTCGAGACCTTTCTCGTCCCGCCCCGGTGGCTGTTCTGCCGCATCGAGACCGACGACGGCGTCGTCGGCTGGGGCGAGCCGGTGGTGGAGGGCCGGGCCGAGGTCGTCCGGTCGGCCGTCGAGGTGCTGGCGGAGTACCTGGTGGGCCAGGACCCGCTGCGCATCCAGGACCACTGGCAGGTGCTGAGCAAGGGCGGCTTCTACCGGGGCGGCCCGGTCCTCTCCAGCGCCGTCGCCGGCATCGACCAGGCCCTGTGGGACATCGCGGGCCGCGCCCTCGGGGTGCCGGTGCACACCCTGCTCGGCGGCCCGGTCCGCGACACCGTCCGGGTGTACGCCTGGGTCGGCGGCGACGAACCCGCGCGGCTCAAGGAGGAGGTCACCGCCCAGGTGGAGGCCGGGTTCACCGCCGTCAAGATGAACGCCGCCGGGCGCACCCCGCCGATCGGCAGCCCCGCCGAGACGGCTGCCGTCGTCGAGCGCGTGGCGGCCGCCCGCGAGGCCCTTGGCCCGCACCGCGACGTCGCCGTCGACTTCCACGGCCGCTTCAGCGCCGCCAACGCGCGCCGCGTACTCCACGAGATGGCCCCGCTGCACCCGCTGTTCGTCGAGGAACCCGTCCTGCCCGAGCAGGCCCACCTGCTGCCCGGCCTGGTCGCCGCCTCGTCCGTGCCGCTGGCCACCGGCGAACGGCTCTACGGACGGGCCGACTTCCTCCCGGTGCTGACCGCGGGCGTCGCCGTGGCCCAGCCGGACCTGTCGCACGCCGGCGGGATATCGGAGGTCACCCGGATCGCCTCGCTCGCCGAGACCTTCGGAGCCCACCTGGCGCCGCACTGCCCGCTCGGTCCCATCGCGCTGGCCGCCAGCCTCCAGGTCGCCTTCGCCACGCCCAACTTCCTGATCCAGGAGCAGAGCCGGGGCATCCACTACAACAAGGACGCCGACCTGCTGTCCTACCTGGTCGACACCGAGCCCTTCCGCTTCGTCGACGGCCAGGCGCACCGCACCGGACTGCCCGGACTCGGCATCGCCGTCGACGAGGTCGCGGTCCGCGCCGCCGACCGGTCCGGCCACGCCTGGCGCAACCCCGTCTGGCGGCACGCCGACGGTTCCTTCGCCGAATGGTGA
- a CDS encoding glycoside hydrolase family 27 protein: MARPRRTAVVLGAVVLVGSAVPAAHAADDQGAPQYYDSGLASTPYMGWNTYYGLGAPTEDQVKKVADHLVSSGLRDSGYNIVWLDGGWQADQPRDPQTGQLVANATRFPSGIPALVTYLHKRGLKVGIYTDAGEYDGGKWCGLGSRGHYEQDARQFAGWKVDAIKVDFLCGIGAGLDPGPAFKEFSDAVAKSGRKMLLNLCNPLTDDWGMPHTPEQDAHNTFVYGPTAADSWRTGTDIAWGTPTAGEWPNILRNMDANAWHPEAQGPGHWNDPDYLIPMRKLAEGGYELTEEESTTQFVMWAEMASPLMLGSDPRTLAQSMIDTLRNPEIIAVDQDPLGIQGARVATDSVGDVYSKVLQGAGKRAVVLLNRSDQAQDRTVTFADAGLAGKVAVRDLRARASRGTFTGSYTVRVPAHGTAFLKLTGTDEAPGTQLPGRSSASPALVRDGDTLTVFTRGTDGALRAQSARGGDWATSRTTDLGGPTRGRILGQPAAYASAGGRIDVFVRGTDDTAYQRVYANGHWGRWQNLGGTLTDAPTAAFAGPDDWTLFVRGADGSVWSRGPASGWTSLGAPQGRPFYGRPSAVVDDAGRLHVAVRTPDDSVWSRTRDTSGTWSDWTALGGTTSGSPTLVASGGTVHLYARAGDYTLWTRRWTADGGWAGWSKETDFVSGAFDGALGAVAGPDGGVLAAYRGVDGRVHQTGL; this comes from the coding sequence ATGGCGCGACCGCGGCGGACAGCGGTGGTGCTCGGTGCCGTGGTGCTGGTCGGGTCGGCGGTGCCGGCGGCACACGCCGCGGACGACCAGGGCGCGCCGCAGTACTACGACAGCGGTCTCGCCTCCACGCCGTACATGGGATGGAACACCTACTACGGGCTCGGCGCCCCGACGGAGGACCAGGTCAAGAAGGTCGCCGACCACCTCGTCAGCAGCGGGCTGCGCGACAGCGGTTACAACATCGTCTGGCTGGACGGCGGTTGGCAGGCGGACCAGCCGCGCGATCCGCAGACGGGCCAACTCGTGGCCAACGCCACCCGCTTTCCCTCCGGTATCCCCGCGCTGGTGACGTACCTTCACAAGCGGGGCCTCAAGGTCGGCATCTACACCGACGCGGGTGAGTACGACGGCGGGAAGTGGTGTGGCCTGGGCAGCCGCGGCCACTATGAGCAGGACGCCCGCCAGTTCGCCGGGTGGAAGGTCGACGCCATCAAGGTGGACTTCCTCTGCGGCATCGGCGCGGGGCTCGATCCGGGCCCGGCCTTCAAGGAGTTCAGCGACGCCGTCGCCAAGTCCGGGCGGAAGATGCTGCTCAATCTGTGCAACCCGCTCACCGACGACTGGGGCATGCCGCACACCCCGGAACAGGACGCGCACAACACCTTCGTCTACGGTCCGACGGCGGCCGACTCCTGGCGCACCGGCACCGACATCGCCTGGGGCACCCCGACCGCGGGGGAGTGGCCGAACATCCTGCGCAACATGGATGCCAACGCCTGGCACCCCGAGGCGCAGGGGCCCGGGCACTGGAACGACCCCGACTACCTGATCCCGATGCGCAAGCTCGCCGAGGGTGGCTACGAGCTGACGGAGGAGGAGTCCACCACTCAGTTCGTGATGTGGGCCGAGATGGCCTCGCCGCTCATGCTCGGCAGTGACCCGCGCACCCTGGCGCAGTCCATGATCGACACCCTGCGCAACCCCGAGATCATCGCCGTCGACCAGGACCCTCTGGGCATCCAGGGCGCCCGCGTGGCGACCGACTCGGTCGGCGACGTCTACAGCAAGGTGCTGCAGGGCGCGGGCAAGCGGGCGGTCGTCCTGCTCAACCGTTCCGACCAGGCGCAGGACCGCACGGTGACCTTCGCGGACGCCGGCCTCGCGGGCAAGGTCGCGGTGCGTGACCTGCGGGCCCGTGCCTCGCGCGGCACCTTCACCGGCTCGTACACGGTGCGCGTCCCCGCGCACGGCACGGCCTTCCTCAAGCTGACCGGCACCGACGAGGCCCCCGGCACGCAGCTTCCCGGCCGCTCGTCGGCGAGCCCGGCCCTGGTGCGCGACGGTGACACGCTCACCGTCTTCACCCGCGGCACGGACGGCGCGCTGCGCGCGCAGAGCGCGCGCGGTGGTGACTGGGCCACGTCCCGGACCACCGATCTGGGTGGCCCGACGCGCGGCCGCATCCTGGGTCAGCCCGCGGCGTACGCCTCGGCCGGGGGGCGGATCGACGTCTTCGTGCGCGGCACCGACGACACCGCCTACCAGCGCGTGTACGCGAACGGGCACTGGGGGCGCTGGCAGAACCTCGGCGGGACGCTGACGGACGCGCCGACCGCGGCCTTCGCGGGACCGGACGACTGGACCCTGTTCGTGCGCGGTGCGGACGGCAGTGTGTGGTCGCGCGGCCCGGCCTCCGGCTGGACCTCGCTCGGCGCCCCGCAGGGCCGGCCGTTCTACGGACGTCCGTCGGCCGTCGTCGACGACGCCGGGCGGCTGCACGTGGCCGTGCGCACCCCCGACGACTCGGTGTGGTCGCGGACCCGCGACACCTCCGGCACCTGGTCGGACTGGACCGCCCTCGGCGGCACGACCAGTGGCAGCCCGACCTTGGTGGCCTCGGGCGGAACCGTCCACCTGTACGCGCGGGCCGGGGACTACACGCTCTGGACGCGCAGGTGGACCGCCGACGGCGGCTGGGCCGGCTGGAGCAAGGAGACCGACTTCGTCAGCGGTGCCTTCGACGGCGCGCTCGGTGCCGTCGCCGGGCCGGACGGCGGCGTACTGGCCGCCTACCGCGGGGTGGACGGCCGCGTCCACCAGACCGGGCTCTGA